A window from Primulina huaijiensis isolate GDHJ02 chromosome 11, ASM1229523v2, whole genome shotgun sequence encodes these proteins:
- the LOC140989001 gene encoding tRNA (guanine-N(7)-)-methyltransferase has protein sequence MLEHECVSNPTHSKTTGLPRKRFYRARAHSNPLSDSHFPVPISPSQVDYNLHYPMYDGSKKIEFADIGCGFGGLLISLATLFPCTFMIGMELRDKVTEYVKERILALRAANPGQYENVSVVRTNSMKYIPNYFEKGQLTKMFFLFPDPHFKEKNHRRRVISPHLLDEYAYVLRVGGIIYTITDVEELGLWMKSCLESHPLFKPLAEDELQNDPVVKLLSTATEEGQKVERNGGQTFQYVYRRIGLALPH, from the coding sequence ATGTTGGAGCATGAATGCGTATCAAACCCTACTCATAGTAAGACAACAGGACTGCCTCGGAAGCGATTTTATCGAGCTCGCGCTCATAGCAAtcctttgagtgattctcatttcCCTGTCCCAATATCCCCCAGTCAGGTTGACTACAACCTCCATTACCCCATGTACGATGGTTCAAAAAAGATTGAATTTGCAGACATTGGTTGTGGATTTGGCGGGCTATTAATTAGCCTCGCAACTCTTTTTCCTTGTACGTTTATGATTGGGATGGAATTGAGGGACAAGGTGACGGAGTATGTGAAGGAAAGAATATTAGCATTGAGGGCCGCTAATCCAGGCCAGTATGAGAATGTGTCTGTGGTTCGGACTAATTCCATGAAGTACATTCCCAATTACTTTGAGAAAGGACAGCTCACCAAGATGTTCTTTTTGTTTCCGGATCCtcattttaaagagaaaaatcaCAGGCGCAGGGTAATCAGTCCACATTTACTCGATGAGTATGCATATGTTCTTAGAGTCGGTGGGATTATATACACAATAACTGATGTCGAGGAGCTTGGTTTGTGGATGAAGTCATGTTTGGAGAGTCACCCGTTATTCAAGCCTCTTGCTGAGGATGAGCTCCAAAATGATCCGGTTGTAAAGCTCTTGAGCACTGCAACTGAGGAAGGGCAGAAAGTTGAGAGGAATGGTGGCCAAACGTTTCAATATGTTTATAGACGCATTGGACTGGCTCTCCCTCATTGA